The following proteins are encoded in a genomic region of Gossypium hirsutum isolate 1008001.06 chromosome D05, Gossypium_hirsutum_v2.1, whole genome shotgun sequence:
- the LOC107903117 gene encoding uncharacterized protein has protein sequence MEDTSSAKEVTLQGTPANYFPRSFHEVVGAILRCLGLETGFQQNPNPCPKKEDDSKANHNQPISPKENADPPSSTDNSDPSTTVIDPPADPPPSPTGDTNDGSLPMVSLFTPKRPGTSGGSGPQIN, from the exons ATGGAAGATACTTCATCAGCAAAGGAAGTAACGTTGCAAGGAACTCCAGCTAATTACTTCCCAAGGTCCTTCCATGAAGTTGTAGGCGCCATTCTCAGGTGTTTGGGACTTGAAACTGGATTCCAACAAAACCCTAATCCATGTCCAAAAAAAGAAGATGACAGTAAAGCCAATCATAATCAACCTATTTCTCCAAAGGAAAATGCAGATCCACCTTCATCAACAGACAATTCAGATCCATCAACCACCGTGATCGACCCACCAGCTGATCCTCCTCCTTCCCCCACT GGAGACACCAACGATGGCAGCCTTCCCATGGTTTCTCTCTTTACTCCTAAAAGGCCAGGGACAAGCGGCGGCAGTGGACCTCAGATTAATTAA